Within Gouania willdenowi chromosome 24, fGouWil2.1, whole genome shotgun sequence, the genomic segment TGTGTTTTAAAAGTCATGTTTACTGCTAAACCTGGttgtacttttatattaaactgtgtttttatttcttaaagcaaacatttattttctaaaaattgactcggttttttttaaaagccaaaataaattAGAAGGACCCCCACATTGAATCTAAACCAAAGTTTATCCCAAACAAATCGCAGCTATTTATTTCTCAcggttttacaagaaaaaatgaaataaaataaaagcaacattCTCAGAATACATGCAGATTTGGATCGTATAAACACAGCGCATGTGGGCACGGAGCTTGTTTCTTGACGTCCAGTCATTTACATTGAATTTATGCCAATAAACGATGACGACGGCTTGTTTATTTAACCAAAAAGCAGAGCGGAGGCCTCAGACTTCACGGTCATTTTAGCGCAGGAAACGTCACAGTGAGGAGGGTTAATGCGATCCTGATGTGACCACGACTTCATAATGTCACAGAAAACATGATTTCATCTGTCAAACCACGTGACTCGGTATCAACAGCCAATGGAACAGGTTGATCAGGATCATGTGTGATGtttttataagaaaatataaagaCACATTCCTTTacattctatatatatatatgcagacTCATTACACTGAAAGtattttacagaaataaaaCGTCCCCAAATCAATCGACTTATACCTTaaataattctgtttaaatagaATATTTTATTGTCTGTAAAAGCTTGAAcgacttttcttttttctttttttttttattttaaatacatgtttcaAACGACCCAGACAAcacaacatgtataaattaaaattaaactttaatatatattttttcttgttttcttttgtttttcagatcGAAACATTCAAACGAAATTGATTATACCAGGTTATGAAGGTATAGATTTATGtcattattattcaatcaaaaacaaacaaacaaacaaaaaaacttttcaatcaaaaaaaaaaagtgttcaaatgcaataaaatatttgagacccaaataattgcatttgaacacttttcgttgatttttaaaaaaaattttatttaagtgattttattttttattttttaataattattattaaataatcatGACAAGACTTCCCACACCAGTCCAGGACCTGAATCTTGAacgtgtatttaaaaaaaaaacaaaaaacaataaaacgaaatgaaatgaaagaaaactatAACTTGCTGCAAGATTGCATTCTTGATTTACGACCAGGTATAGAACTACTTGCACCTAAGTTTTATTccagtttttccattttaaaaactCCTGTTGTCATACATCAATACAtaaagaaaaaggataaaagaaGCACATAAAGTGTTACAGTGTCAACGTGCTACTAATGTTAAATATGACGTTGCAGCCCATGCAAACGACAAACTACATAGATATTACCaccatggattttttttttttttaaatctgtttttatatattgttaCAAAGCGTGAAATGCATATGCTTGTTTtgcatgtgtaaaaaaaaaaaaaaaaaaaaaaacagtttagtaATCCGTATTAATATAGTAACTAATCTACAAACGGCACAGAGTAACTTTATGGATCccgcagtggggaaatttactgtcatgacagctcagataaagaataataattttaaaaaaaaaaaataaaaaaaaaagaaataacccagaaggcaacacacagaatacacgaaaaatagtgcaatggaGGAGATGATATAcgacaatacaataatagaggctatatatatatataaatagaaaaataaaatacaaagtatgAAGAATATTGTTATCCTTATAttgatatatacatatttacttCACACATTCTGATCatttaaatgtttgattttacATGGCAAAGTGATTAAATAACTATGTTTTCATATTAGCAACCTGCAGCATCTTTAAACTATATTGTAACCAGTCATTAAAGCAGCTCAGTGGGCAAATTATCATGTCAACAACAAGGTTTTCTTCACAGATGtctaaacaacaacagcagtgaGCTGCACCGTGCAGGAGGTTCTAATGAGCAGATATGCGGAGCATGTCGGGCCGCAGTGTGAAAATGTACGCAATGCCGCCTCTGCAGAGACAGAGACGCTCCCTATGCTGGCCTGCAGACATGATTCATTAAGCAGCCCCATCACCACAGAAGGAGGCACGGGCACGGGGGCGGGACCAGAGGGGTAAATGACTACTGATTGGTCAACCCCGTGCCGTGATTGACAGGCAGCTCTCCGTGGATACCGTCTAAGCTTCGGCTGTTGACACTCTCCAAAAGTCCGCACGGGATAACGGAGACGCGACTGCAGCTCCGCGCAGCTTTGCGCATGAAGGACGTGGCAGCGGTACCACGGACTTTTGACCTACCTGGGTTTcacatttattcactttttatttttattttaacccaaCTGGCGACTTCTACGACCACTTCGTTTGTCCAGAGATGGCGGAGAAACGTCGGTCACCGTGCGCTCTGAGCGTAAAGGCGCACGCTTTCTCGGTGGAGGCGTTGATTGGAGCGGAAAAGCGACGGAGGACAAGCGAGGACGAGGCGGTATCCCCGGGGTTTGAGGACGGGACAGACGTCTCTGATATGGCCGGGAGTCCAGAGCTGCTGCGGGCTGACAAAGCGTGTACCAGCGAGGCTGAATGTGCGAGCGACGGATCCCGTAagtacaatataataataataataataataataataataataataataataataatgtcaaattGGCTTAGTGACATGTTTACAATTAAATGAACGGAGCAAATTCAAATTGAATGCATTCAAAAGTAATATTTCAGATAATAAATGCAAATCACTCCATCTTTGCATTATTGTTTTCgtgtgttcttttcttttattattattattattattgtttagtttAATACTCGAGTATTAAACAAAACCACtatgggttttttgtttttgttttttcatcagGATCGTGCTCAATGTTGACTCTGGGCAATAGAATacttatttgtatatttgtaatatatgtttgaatatttgtaaatatttgttagaattttaaaatatttgttagGATACTTGTAAAATATTCTATTGGCGTAAGATTGATtataagcaatttccccctgggataactAAAGTGTATCTGATTCAGATATCACAAACCATTATATATTGATAATGttatcaataaatacaataaatggcAGAATATGTCCGTATAGCTGTAATACCATATCATACCCTGTTCTTGTAAATATGAGAGTATGCTAGTGTGACTAATGTGAGAGGCTTTATGAGTTGTGTTGCAATCATAAACACACCAATTAGCAGCGCATAAAGACAGGAAAACTGCCCCAGAATATGTCTACAGTCTACTGGggagaaaaaaactataataatcataaaaagtCCAGTTTTGACAAATGACGATTATTTCAATCTGCAGTAGGAGGGATTAAATAACGCGTTTGGCACATCATGCAGCCGTTGTGCCAGTGTCACTTTGGCTCGTTAGGCCTGTGTCTCGTGCCCATAAATTACCACCAATTGGGAAACGGCCTGTCTGTAATGTAGTGCAAATAACAACACACACTTTAACATATTAAGGAGCACGCACTCgatatataaatgtaatgtttgtgtatatttaaaaCCAATTTTCTAATAACCATTAATCGTTTcaacatcaacattttttttaatatatatatatatttataaaatacagcCATTGAGTAATGTGGTGTTACCTTAATAactgtaatgtgtttatatttataccaGCCATGCAGGGCTTGCGTCCTGAAATATTTATTGCAgtgtatatgtttttgtttatgcaattactctaaaatacacttgaaatgtaatattttaatgtgtatatttttattagaaATATTCAATTATAATAACAAGAAAATAAGCAAttattttcttgttatttattCATAACCAAAATGCAGGGTTTTTTcggttttatttaattattttaaaaatcattaaaacacacttttaaagtatgggttcatttttattatttatttatttatttatttattttttacttttttaaaataatttaataataatgacttttaTGAATAAAGACTGAATTTCAGTGATCTCTCTCCTCCGGTGCAGCAGAAAGCGAAGACGCGCTGCTGGAGAGTCCACAACCATCGGCTGTGTGCGCAGCCTCGGTACCCGGGGCTGGAGAGGACACCCGGGTGGACCTGCAGGGATCAGACCTGTGGAAACGGTTCCATGAGATCGGCACGGAGATGATCATCACCAAGGCAGGACGGTGAGACATGAGTGGAAAAGATAAACGACTGGGGAACAAATAATTACGTCACCTACAATGGAATTCgtttggtgattttttattacagggtgtcaaattcatttttagttcaggggccaaaatacGGAGCAGTGATTTCCAGAGAATTTATTCGGAATAATGAgtattttcaacattattgtgctctagtttacacttctacgtatacataaaatacaaaatatgtaagaaactgacaatatccaagcaataagtgacagatatcattcCCAACAggatttcactttaaatttctaaagttttttatttatttatttatttattttttaactatttaacattaaaaatacctGCAATCACGTGATAACTGTGAGCCACTGCacatattgttgagtttcatttacagatTGATTTaggttttctctgtaattttttactttctcatatGGGCTGAATTGGCTGCTCCGAAGGGCCGAGTTTGACCcacgggccatgagtttgatacAGGAATATATTTAATAGTAGCCTACATGAGATGTtgaagatttttatttatttttttaacttaatgtttttacaaaaatgattttaaaattgGAACGTGTGCCAAACTATTTTTAATGTACTCTTTCCGTGTTTTCCGTCAGGCGGATGTTTCCTGCAATGCGCGTAAAGATCACGGGTTTAGAGGCACATCAGCAGTATTACATCGCCATGGATATAATCCCTGTGGACAACAAACGGTACAGGTAAGATCAACagtggcctgtgtgtgtgttgtgcacGTGTGCGCGTTGATTTGTCCCGTGGCAAAGCTTTAATGGTAAGGTTAGTGTTTGTAGGTCGGCGCGCATGCTGTGTGACAACAGGGCAAACatggtttttgtttgttaacaTCGAGAGTCCctcatttagatttttcttgCACACCATTCAATACTGTTTACAAGTGCCCAGCAGCCGCGGTTCACTCACCGCAAATGGCGCTTTGGCTTCCCCAGTCCCGTTTGGACGCGAAGCCTTTTGGAGGCCTAACCTCTGCGCACTGGAAAGGTCAAGAGAACAAACGTCATTTTCAGCGTCCAACGGGCCTTCTGTGCGCCAGGATCAAGTCTGAGTGACATCTTTAAAGATCTGCTGCTCGGTTTGGACGACAAAGTCCCACGTATACATAGCTGTCAGggttcaaacctttttttttttccccctgtgcGCGCGCGCAGGGCTTTAACCAGTGTGCGCTCCAAATGCGCAACAGCCGGCGACAGAAGAGAAACTCATCCGATTTCATTTCTAACActcataaatgtttttaatttttatttatttatttattaatggaaacccgtttccgccactttaaaaaaaaaaaaaaacatggaaagtcctaattatgagttagtaaattcataattatgagaaagaaagtcataattatgcaagaaagtcataattatgagaaagaaaaccaattatgaaaaagaaaatcaattatgagatagaaatgTATAATTATGAATAGTAATGTCATACGTATGAGAtctaaagtcataattatgtgggggaaaaaagtcataattctaagaaaaatatttttatgtaaagttgcaaagaaacatacaaaaaaatgtgactGAATTATTATTGGAATAAAAACTTATTCATGTACTTTTACTATTTTCTACACCATGTACTGCATGTGTTGAATTCAAAGAACTGAAAAAAACagcttaaatatgtattttaaacgAATTATTAAGAATGGTAACAGTATCAGTAGACTGCAGCAAATGCTCATGCAGTTTGTATCccataattgtgactttctatctcgtaattacagtatgtctttactaactcataattatgacttgccgtggttatttatttattttttagtcacTGGAAACGGGCTTTCATAGATAAAGGTGTATTTTAATTAGATTATTAAGAGAATGCCTAAAATTATTGAACTACAAACCGAAGATGAGTGTGAAAAGttgcattatttttcaaaattaaaaaggtgtgtgtgtgtgtgtgtgtctgtaggtaTGTTTATCACAGCTCTAAGTGGATGGTAGCGGGGAACGCTGACTCCCCAGTTCCCCCCAGAGTCTACATCCACCCAGACTCTCCGGCTTCAGGAGAGACGTGGATGCGTCAGGTGGTCAGCTTTGATAAACTCAAACTGACCAACAATGAGCTGGATGACCAGGGACATGTAAGTAGAATATATACAACAGGAAACAAATACTGTAACAGAGCAACAACTATATTTCATAACAGTATATGGCTCATAATATAAGGTTTTTTTGCCAGGAAAAAAAGGTGaacaatttttgtaatttacagCTTTAATGAAACTTTCCCTCATAAAATCATATTCCAAATGAAAGGTGCTGATTATTTAATAGCCCAAATCGATATGGACTGCAGCATCAGGGTTTTACTTTATGAATAAAGCTTTGGGTGTATTTTCCAGTGCAATATCATGCATGCTTGGACATTTTGGATTTGGCTTGCAGGCCTCAAGTTTGACAGTAGAGTTAAATTGTTTTTCCCAAAAAATCTTTCATCTTGTGTTGACATACTATATACACTTTTTTATGAAATGGTAATAAATTACACTACTAATTACATATTTTCAtgattgagaaaaaaatataaaatctatatagatatattttttaccataatgataaaaatgcacttgaattcttttttttaaagaattcaaccaacccatttcctcaaatgtcatttgcacatttgttgttttcatctgctgttgttgtcatttttctaattttgcaCCAGTATGTTCtacattttgcactattatcttatgttagtatttatttttgttcttactctcTGCTCTTATAATGCAttgctgcaaatgtgaatttcccctctgggtaTCAACAAAGGTGCATCTTTTCTATCTGTGAACCactttgggtcctgacccattGGAAACACTGATATGGAAATGacatattgttgtgtttattaaagaaaagaagcACACTGTGCACCTTGTTGCAGCATATTAACACCTTAGGTGCACTTATTTGTGAGTAGAGCCAACATAAAGACCTCACTTATGTCTTGATTGAGTTCCTGCCATTCCTTTTCTTACACATGAAAAAGTTGCTATAACTCTTAAAGCTACCATTTCTCCTTCACCTCCTGTTTAGATCATTCTTCACTCCATGCACAAGTACCAGCCACGTGTCCATGTGATCCGAAAGGAGTGTGGGGAGGAATTATCGCCCGTTAGAGCCATTCCTACTGGGGAGGGCACTTACACCTTCTCCTTCCCAGAGACCGTGTTCACCACCGTCACAGCATATCAGAACCAACAGGTGAGACTGAAGAACTCCTGCTGTTTGTCACATTTACATGCCTATTATTGCTCAATTtccaaataaaagaatattttgTGCAGCGCGTTGAAGtaaaaaagctcttttttgCTGCAATTATGCAAAATAAATCTAGcaaatacattgtaaatatACATTTGCATCTTGTGCTCATGTGCATATCTAAATAGTGCCATCATTTTGCTCATGCATGTGTATTATTTAACGCAATTGATGACTTTTTTATATAAAGCATTGCACACAAGCCTCATGGAAAGTCAAATTACATGCTGTTTCAAAGCTGCCATCCTCAGCGAGAGATCATTTGTCATTTCTTTTGATGAGCGGCCAGTTGGAGCTTTGAAGTTAAACTATAAAAACTGAGGCTGGCTATGGCCCTCAGCACATGATGGCTGGAGTCAGAACATGCTGGCAATGCCAATAAACGTGCTTTTGGATGCGGGTCACAGAGTCGGGCCTTAAACACCATCCACAGCCCACACAGAGCACGCAGCCGCACAAAGTCACATGTATGTGCAAGGAAACACACAAAGACGTTTGCACATGAGCAGTAGGGTTGACTGCCAACTTTGAATAAAAGTGCATATTTATAAGCTGAAGTGAACGACTGGAGAGAAAAGCAATTTTGGTCTTTTTAGTCCcacattaatttaattttagcattgatttaaagataaaaaacaccttttttaaaatacttaaagtctaatttatcttcttttttttagatCACAAGGCTGAAAATTGACCGGAATCCATTTGCAAAAGGTTTCAGAGACTCGGGGAGAAACCGGTGAGTAAAGTCACAATATCTCAAGTTTTAGGATTAGTGTGAGGGATGCACGGCTGTATTATATTCTGGGTataatttttcctcattttgtttcAGCGTaattctacatattttatatttgttggAAGAAAATCTCCAATAAGGTCTCATTTAAACCCTAAAGCCTTTAAACCAAAAAGGCTGACCAACCTAAGAAGATATATAATGTACAAACATGGCAACATTTAAGTGATATGTTTTCATTAGAATGGCAGATCAATATTATATGTTTGCGCATTGTTATAGCCACGTGCTTCGAGGTGAAATGTGACGTGCAGAAAATGTCAACGTAGCGTTACATTCCAGCTACAGCCTCggaaacaaaaacatcaacagtGAAATAATAAAAGTCCAGCGCGTCCTGAAGAAAACCcatataaacacatttctaaacatacataaacacagcattaaaaacaacataGCAGTGAAACTCCAGCAGCCTCCAAACAATTATTCCCCCGAGGCCTCAGAGAAATCATtaaggagggagggagggagggagggagggaaagAAAGAGGAGAGGGA encodes:
- the tbx18 gene encoding T-box transcription factor TBX18 isoform X2; amino-acid sequence: MAEKRRSPCALSVKAHAFSVEALIGAEKRRRTSEDEAVSPGFEDGTDVSDMAGSPELLRADKACTSEAECASDGSQSEDALLESPQPSAVCAASVPGAGEDTRVDLQGSDLWKRFHEIGTEMIITKAGRRMFPAMRVKITGLEAHQQYYIAMDIIPVDNKRYRYVYHSSKWMVAGNADSPVPPRVYIHPDSPASGETWMRQVVSFDKLKLTNNELDDQGHIILHSMHKYQPRVHVIRKECGEELSPVRAIPTGEGTYTFSFPETVFTTVTAYQNQQITRLKIDRNPFAKGFRDSGRNRMGLEALVESYAFWRPSLRTLTFEDIPGMTKQGVPGAHGGVGPSSHLISTSPCSSPFQVCPLSPPDYTCSRPLHPLHRYTNPPEPFASPRGPSMFEGEGFCSLPLQASHLGYLSNPNPQSYAGLRLHTPPYSLYGYTFPPSPRLAASPDKMSAIASHQSSLLGSSPNGTLTDSQGMLSGGQQGFLFDSRTLALAGSQTGGVASQVTAHLG
- the tbx18 gene encoding T-box transcription factor TBX18 isoform X1 yields the protein MAEKRRSPCALSVKAHAFSVEALIGAEKRRRTSEDEAVSPGFEDGTDVSDMAGSPELLRADKACTSEAECASDGSPESEDALLESPQPSAVCAASVPGAGEDTRVDLQGSDLWKRFHEIGTEMIITKAGRRMFPAMRVKITGLEAHQQYYIAMDIIPVDNKRYRYVYHSSKWMVAGNADSPVPPRVYIHPDSPASGETWMRQVVSFDKLKLTNNELDDQGHIILHSMHKYQPRVHVIRKECGEELSPVRAIPTGEGTYTFSFPETVFTTVTAYQNQQITRLKIDRNPFAKGFRDSGRNRMGLEALVESYAFWRPSLRTLTFEDIPGMTKQGVPGAHGGVGPSSHLISTSPCSSPFQVCPLSPPDYTCSRPLHPLHRYTNPPEPFASPRGPSMFEGEGFCSLPLQASHLGYLSNPNPQSYAGLRLHTPPYSLYGYTFPPSPRLAASPDKMSAIASHQSSLLGSSPNGTLTDSQGMLSGGQQGFLFDSRTLALAGSQTGGVASQVTAHLG